In Streptomyces hawaiiensis, one genomic interval encodes:
- the nucS gene encoding endonuclease NucS has translation MRLVIARCSVDYAGRLTAHLPSAPRLILVKADGSVSIHADDRAYKPLNWMSPPCTLKEGTGEEEGVWTVVNKAGEKLIITMEEVLHDSSHELGVDPGLIKDGVEAHLQELLADRIETLGEGYTLIRREYPTAIGPVDILCRDADGKTVAVEIKRRGEIDGVEQLTRYLELLNRDPHLAPVRGVFAAQEIKPQARVLATDRGIGCQVLDYNALRGIEDDKLRLF, from the coding sequence ATGCGTCTCGTCATTGCCCGCTGCTCCGTGGACTACGCCGGGCGGCTCACCGCCCACCTTCCCTCGGCCCCGCGCCTGATCCTGGTGAAGGCGGACGGCAGCGTCTCGATCCACGCCGACGACCGGGCCTACAAGCCCCTGAACTGGATGTCGCCGCCCTGCACGCTGAAGGAGGGCACCGGCGAGGAAGAGGGCGTCTGGACCGTCGTCAACAAGGCGGGCGAGAAGCTCATCATCACGATGGAGGAAGTCCTCCACGACTCCTCGCACGAACTCGGCGTCGATCCCGGCCTGATCAAGGACGGCGTGGAAGCGCACCTCCAGGAGCTGCTCGCCGACCGCATCGAGACACTCGGTGAGGGTTACACGCTGATCCGCCGTGAGTACCCGACGGCCATCGGGCCGGTCGACATCCTGTGCCGGGACGCCGACGGCAAGACCGTCGCGGTGGAGATCAAGCGGCGCGGTGAGATCGACGGCGTGGAGCAGCTCACGCGCTACCTGGAGCTGTTGAACCGCGACCCCCATCTCGCCCCGGTGCGCGGCGTTTTCGCGGCCCAGGAGATCAAGCCCCAGGCGCGCGTCCTCGCGACCGACCGCGGCATCGGCTGCCAGGTCCTCGACTACAACGCGCTGCGGGGCATCGAGGACGACAAGCTGCGGCTGTTCTGA
- a CDS encoding SCO5389 family protein has protein sequence MSLDVSPALLEQAERGEVDEAEFVDCVRTSLPYAWEMISSLVAQLKVDGGAFADNQTPPPDEQARGQLLRALASDAIRGALQRHFGVRLAFQNCHRVAVFPLDSSVDEKLGRFTSVRSQVLNQSPEFRDC, from the coding sequence ATGTCGCTCGACGTCTCACCGGCCCTACTCGAACAGGCCGAGCGAGGCGAGGTCGACGAAGCGGAATTCGTCGACTGCGTCCGGACCTCCCTGCCCTACGCGTGGGAGATGATCAGCTCACTGGTGGCCCAGCTGAAGGTGGACGGCGGCGCGTTCGCCGACAACCAGACGCCCCCGCCGGACGAGCAGGCACGCGGTCAGCTGCTGCGTGCGCTTGCGAGTGACGCGATACGCGGCGCGCTGCAACGGCACTTCGGTGTGCGCCTGGCCTTCCAGAACTGCCACCGGGTGGCCGTGTTCCCGCTTGACTCCTCGGTCGACGAGAAGCTGGGCCGTTTCACCTCGGTCCGCAGTCAGGTGCTGAACCAGTCACCTGAGTTCCGGGACTGCTGA
- a CDS encoding LLM class flavin-dependent oxidoreductase, protein MRVGSFVLAAQFPGQGEGEALHRAVRSAEVAEEAGLDTVWLAEHHFVPYGTCPSAVTLAALLLGRTRRIRVGTAVSVLPTVHPVALGEQAALLHHTSGGRFTLGVGRGGPWVDLEVFGAGLEAYETGFPESLELLVRWLRESSVAADGERFRFREVPVVPRPSEALTEGAWPELVVACTSPASVRLAAERGLSMLLGMHVGDEEKAEMVALWRRHARACGRSPEEIRGASHVSAGVCQIADRRVDAAETLMKTMPGWLKQGLEAHVTVDGRTRRMRDPLAYTELLCGLHPVGTPRLCADRLAATSERTGISRFALLVEGSGDLAATEENVRRLGAEVLPQLV, encoded by the coding sequence ATGCGCGTTGGAAGTTTCGTGTTGGCGGCCCAGTTCCCCGGTCAGGGCGAGGGGGAGGCGCTGCACCGCGCGGTCCGCTCGGCCGAGGTGGCCGAGGAGGCCGGGCTCGACACGGTCTGGCTGGCCGAGCACCACTTCGTGCCGTACGGCACGTGCCCGTCGGCCGTCACCCTGGCCGCCTTACTGCTCGGCCGCACCCGCCGCATCCGGGTCGGTACGGCGGTCAGCGTCCTGCCCACCGTCCACCCCGTGGCCCTCGGCGAACAGGCCGCGCTGCTGCACCACACGAGCGGCGGCCGTTTCACGCTCGGTGTCGGGCGCGGCGGCCCGTGGGTCGACCTGGAGGTGTTCGGCGCGGGTCTGGAGGCGTACGAGACGGGGTTCCCGGAGTCCCTGGAGCTTCTGGTGCGGTGGCTGCGCGAGTCGTCCGTCGCGGCCGACGGGGAGCGCTTCCGCTTCCGTGAAGTCCCGGTGGTGCCCCGGCCGTCGGAGGCTCTGACGGAGGGGGCGTGGCCCGAGCTCGTCGTCGCCTGCACGTCGCCGGCGAGCGTGCGGCTCGCTGCCGAGCGGGGTCTTTCGATGCTGCTCGGGATGCACGTGGGAGACGAGGAGAAGGCCGAGATGGTCGCGCTGTGGCGGCGGCACGCGCGGGCCTGCGGCCGGTCGCCGGAGGAGATCCGGGGCGCGTCCCATGTGTCGGCCGGCGTCTGCCAGATCGCGGACCGGCGGGTCGACGCGGCGGAAACGCTGATGAAGACGATGCCGGGCTGGCTGAAGCAGGGCTTGGAGGCCCATGTCACGGTCGACGGGCGCACACGCCGGATGCGCGACCCGCTGGCGTACACCGAACTGCTCTGCGGACTGCACCCGGTGGGCACGCCGCGGCTGTGCGCGGACCGGCTGGCGGCGACCAGCGAGCGGACGGGCATCTCCCGCTTCGCGCTGCTCGTCGAGGGCTCCGGAGACCTGGCGGCGACCGAGGAGAACGTGCGGAGGCTGGGTGCCGAGGTGCTCCCCCAACTCGTGTGA
- a CDS encoding ATP/GTP-binding protein has product MSPRRNRPKGAVSSGRSAEDDRPGRYGGWQSSENWQGENWSVRQVAGASAQGKSYRCPGCDQLIPDGVPHVVAWSEHTGVDDRRHWHRACWNARDRRTPGVQRSRNAPRF; this is encoded by the coding sequence GTGTCCCCGCGTCGTAACCGACCCAAGGGCGCCGTTTCGTCCGGCCGGAGCGCCGAGGACGACCGTCCCGGCCGCTACGGCGGCTGGCAGTCCTCGGAGAACTGGCAGGGAGAGAACTGGAGCGTGCGGCAGGTGGCCGGCGCGAGCGCACAGGGCAAGTCGTACCGCTGCCCCGGCTGCGACCAGTTGATCCCGGACGGGGTGCCGCACGTGGTGGCCTGGTCGGAGCACACCGGCGTCGACGACCGCCGGCACTGGCACAGGGCCTGCTGGAACGCGCGGGACCGCCGCACCCCGGGGGTGCAGCGGTCCCGTAACGCGCCGAGGTTCTGA
- a CDS encoding ABC transporter permease subunit — protein MSSPQPQMPQAAPAWQAAPGSAPYPGGPGYTSPIPVVRTHLGNAIASEWTKIRSVRSTMWTLGVFVLLVVGIGLLTGIVVSSSSSDLSGENALSLGFFGLLLGSMCVITLGVLTTASEYGTGMIRTTMVACPSRGRVLAAKAIVFFLVAFVVTLVAGSLVAFLHVAMMEGNGARDPSGGEWLKGTVGISLYIALLGLLSLLVGSIIRHSAGAITIMIGAVLAPLVIALFMFSESLQKVRDALFEYSIPNQLSVFYANSLSQSGPSGWDPLWIILGATAVAFAGAFALLEKRDV, from the coding sequence ATGAGCAGCCCCCAGCCCCAGATGCCGCAGGCCGCGCCCGCCTGGCAGGCGGCGCCCGGTTCCGCCCCGTACCCCGGCGGCCCCGGCTACACCTCGCCGATCCCGGTCGTGCGCACGCACCTCGGGAACGCCATCGCCTCCGAGTGGACGAAGATCAGGTCGGTGCGCTCCACGATGTGGACGCTCGGCGTGTTCGTCCTGCTCGTCGTCGGCATCGGTCTGCTGACCGGCATCGTGGTGTCGAGCTCCTCCTCGGACCTGTCCGGCGAGAACGCGCTGTCCCTCGGCTTCTTCGGTCTGCTGCTCGGCAGCATGTGCGTCATCACGCTCGGCGTGCTGACCACGGCCTCGGAGTACGGCACGGGCATGATCCGCACCACGATGGTCGCCTGCCCGAGCCGCGGACGCGTGCTGGCGGCGAAGGCCATCGTGTTCTTCCTGGTCGCGTTCGTGGTGACGCTGGTGGCCGGCTCCCTCGTCGCCTTCCTGCACGTGGCCATGATGGAGGGCAACGGCGCCAGGGACCCCTCCGGCGGTGAGTGGCTCAAGGGCACGGTCGGCATCTCGCTCTACATCGCGCTGCTGGGCCTGCTCTCGCTCCTCGTCGGCTCGATCATCCGGCACTCGGCCGGCGCCATCACCATCATGATCGGCGCCGTGCTGGCCCCGCTGGTGATCGCGCTGTTCATGTTCTCGGAGTCCCTGCAGAAGGTGCGTGACGCCCTGTTCGAGTACTCGATCCCGAACCAGCTCAGCGTCTTCTACGCCAACTCCCTCAGCCAGTCCGGCCCGTCCGGCTGGGACCCGCTGTGGATCATCCTCGGCGCCACGGCCGTCGCGTTCGCCGGCGCCTTCGCGCTGCTGGAGAAGCGGGACGTCTGA
- a CDS encoding ABC transporter ATP-binding protein produces the protein MIEAVGLTKRYGDKTAVYNLSFQVRPGAVTGFLGPNGSGKSTTMRMILGLDNPTAGHVTIGGYPYRRLPNAARQVGALLDAKAVHGGRSARNHLLSLAQLSGIPARRVDEVLGVVGLQDVAKKRSKGFSLGMGQRLGIAAALLGDPQVLLFDEPVNGLDPEGILWVRNLMRALAAEGRTVFVSSHLMSEMALTADHLIVIGRGQLLADMSVTDFISANSADFARVRTPDTEPQQREKLSAALTESGGHVLPEQDGALRVTGLALPRISDIAHDHDVRLWELSPHQASLEEAYMRMTQGAVDYRSTIDQKEGLQQPLPPGAQPPMPVPGQGQPGWYAPPPPQQGGRPFPAPPQGAPGQAPAGPYGAPGAHGAPGTPGPAPSAPGAPSAGTPNPYAQHAPQAPQGPAQPAPQASVAPVAQPAASAPAQPAPVPSAPAAAPTSDLTKPEDAR, from the coding sequence ATGATCGAAGCAGTCGGCCTGACGAAGCGCTACGGCGACAAGACCGCTGTGTACAACCTTTCCTTCCAGGTGCGACCCGGAGCCGTCACCGGCTTCCTCGGGCCGAACGGCTCGGGCAAGTCGACGACGATGCGGATGATTCTCGGCCTCGACAACCCGACGGCCGGGCATGTGACGATCGGCGGCTATCCGTACCGCAGACTGCCCAACGCCGCCCGCCAGGTCGGTGCCCTGCTGGACGCCAAGGCGGTGCACGGCGGCCGGTCCGCCCGCAACCACCTGCTGTCCCTGGCCCAGCTGTCGGGCATCCCGGCCCGGCGGGTGGACGAGGTGCTCGGGGTCGTCGGTCTGCAGGACGTGGCCAAGAAGCGGTCCAAGGGCTTCTCCCTCGGCATGGGGCAGCGGCTCGGCATCGCCGCGGCACTGCTCGGCGACCCGCAGGTGCTGCTGTTCGACGAGCCGGTCAACGGTCTCGACCCCGAGGGCATCCTCTGGGTGCGCAACCTGATGAGGGCGCTGGCGGCGGAGGGCCGTACGGTCTTCGTCTCCTCCCACCTGATGAGCGAGATGGCGCTGACCGCCGACCACCTCATCGTCATCGGGCGCGGTCAGCTGCTCGCCGACATGAGCGTGACCGACTTCATCTCGGCGAACTCCGCGGACTTCGCGCGCGTGCGCACGCCCGACACCGAGCCGCAGCAGCGCGAGAAGCTGTCGGCCGCGCTCACCGAGTCGGGCGGGCACGTGCTGCCCGAGCAGGACGGCGCTCTGCGCGTGACGGGGCTGGCCCTGCCGCGCATCAGCGACATCGCGCACGACCACGACGTACGGCTGTGGGAGCTGTCGCCGCACCAGGCCTCCCTGGAGGAGGCGTACATGCGGATGACGCAGGGCGCCGTCGACTACCGCTCGACGATCGACCAGAAGGAAGGGCTCCAGCAGCCGCTGCCGCCCGGCGCGCAGCCGCCGATGCCGGTGCCCGGGCAGGGCCAGCCGGGCTGGTACGCCCCGCCGCCGCCCCAGCAGGGCGGCCGGCCGTTCCCGGCCCCGCCGCAGGGCGCACCGGGGCAGGCTCCGGCGGGCCCGTACGGCGCTCCGGGGGCTCACGGCGCCCCGGGCACACCCGGCCCCGCTCCGAGCGCCCCTGGCGCCCCCAGCGCGGGGACGCCGAACCCGTATGCCCAGCACGCGCCCCAGGCGCCGCAGGGCCCGGCGCAGCCCGCGCCTCAGGCCTCCGTGGCCCCCGTCGCCCAGCCGGCCGCCTCAGCCCCCGCGCAGCCCGCCCCGGTGCCGTCGGCGCCCGCCGCCGCCCCGACCTCCGACCTGACCAAGCCCGAGGACGCACGATGA
- a CDS encoding ABC transporter permease has translation MAVTQVVRSEWTKIRSVASTVWTLSLVVVVTIALGMLISALSKSEFDSMSAQDRVEFDPTFISFAGMSLGQLAMIVFGVLVVSNEYSTGMIRTSLAAVPKRGSFLFSKIAVAGGLALLVGLVTSFAAFFLGQAMLGSHRAEIGDPGVLRAVLGGGLYMALIALFSMGVAAMLRSPMLSLGILMPFFFLISNILGNVDATKKVGRFLPDQAGSKIMQVVTPIDDDTPYGPWGGLGIMGLWVLAALVGGYVLLKKRDA, from the coding sequence ATGGCGGTGACACAGGTCGTACGGTCGGAGTGGACCAAGATCCGGTCGGTGGCGTCCACGGTGTGGACACTCTCGCTGGTGGTGGTGGTGACGATCGCCCTCGGCATGCTGATCTCGGCGCTGTCGAAGAGCGAGTTCGACTCGATGAGCGCGCAGGACCGGGTCGAGTTCGATCCGACGTTCATCAGCTTCGCGGGGATGAGTCTCGGCCAGCTCGCGATGATCGTGTTCGGGGTGCTGGTGGTGTCGAACGAGTACAGCACCGGCATGATCCGCACCTCGCTGGCCGCGGTGCCGAAGCGCGGCTCCTTCCTTTTCAGCAAGATCGCGGTCGCCGGCGGGCTCGCTCTCCTGGTCGGCCTCGTCACCAGCTTCGCCGCCTTCTTCCTGGGGCAGGCGATGCTGGGCTCGCACCGGGCGGAGATCGGCGACCCGGGGGTGCTGCGGGCCGTGCTCGGCGGCGGCCTCTACATGGCGCTGATCGCGTTGTTCTCGATGGGCGTCGCCGCGATGCTGCGCTCGCCGATGCTGTCGCTGGGCATCCTGATGCCGTTCTTCTTCCTGATCTCCAACATCCTGGGCAACGTCGACGCGACGAAGAAGGTCGGCCGGTTCCTACCCGACCAGGCCGGCAGCAAGATCATGCAGGTGGTCACGCCGATCGACGACGACACTCCGTACGGGCCGTGGGGCGGCCTGGGGATCATGGGGCTGTGGGTCCTCGCGGCGCTCGTCGGGGGCTATGTGCTGCTGAAGAAGCGCGATGCCTAG
- a CDS encoding ABC transporter ATP-binding protein, whose translation MIELEGLTKRYGEKVAVNNLSFTVRPGIVTGFLGPNGAGKSTTMRMILGLDHPTAGDVRIDGKHYQQLKDPLTYIGALLEAKAWHGGRTAYNHLLCLAQSNGIPRSRVRDVLDTVGLTAVAKKKTKGFSMGMGQRLGIAAALLGDPRILMFDEPVNGLDPEGIHWIRTLMKSLAAQGRTVFVSSHLMSEMALTAEHLVVIGQGRLLADTSMADFIDRNSRSYVRVRSPQRERLLDVLHQAGIVAVESGDGVLEVDGGKAEQIGELAAQHRITLHELSPQQASLEEAFMQLTAESVEYHAHSETSPASPEPPRQQWGDGGKRG comes from the coding sequence ATGATTGAGCTGGAGGGGCTGACCAAGCGGTACGGCGAGAAGGTGGCGGTCAACAACCTGTCCTTCACCGTCAGACCGGGCATCGTCACCGGCTTCCTCGGGCCGAACGGCGCGGGCAAGTCGACGACCATGCGGATGATCCTCGGTCTCGACCATCCGACCGCCGGCGACGTCCGTATCGACGGCAAGCACTACCAGCAGCTCAAGGACCCGTTGACGTACATCGGCGCCCTGCTGGAGGCCAAGGCCTGGCACGGCGGGCGTACCGCCTACAACCATCTGCTGTGCCTCGCGCAGAGCAACGGCATTCCGCGCAGCCGGGTGCGGGACGTGCTGGACACGGTCGGGCTGACGGCGGTCGCGAAGAAGAAGACCAAGGGTTTCTCGATGGGCATGGGTCAGCGGCTCGGCATCGCGGCCGCGCTGCTCGGCGATCCGCGGATCCTGATGTTCGACGAGCCGGTCAACGGCCTCGACCCCGAGGGCATCCACTGGATCCGCACCCTGATGAAGTCGCTCGCCGCGCAGGGCCGGACCGTGTTCGTCTCCTCCCATCTGATGAGCGAGATGGCCCTGACGGCCGAGCACCTCGTCGTCATCGGGCAGGGCCGGCTGCTCGCGGACACGTCCATGGCGGACTTCATCGACCGCAACTCACGCAGTTACGTCCGGGTCCGCAGTCCGCAGCGGGAGCGGCTGCTCGACGTGCTGCACCAGGCCGGGATCGTGGCCGTGGAGAGCGGTGACGGGGTGCTGGAGGTGGACGGCGGCAAGGCGGAGCAGATCGGCGAGCTGGCGGCGCAGCACCGGATCACGCTGCACGAGCTGAGTCCGCAACAGGCCTCGCTGGAGGAGGCCTTCATGCAGCTGACCGCGGAGTCGGTGGAGTACCACGCACACAGTGAGACGAGCCCGGCTAGCCCCGAGCCACCGCGGCAGCAATGGGGCGACGGCGGGAAGAGGGGCTGA
- a CDS encoding cellulose-binding protein codes for MSDTSPYGFELVRRGYDRAQVDERISKLVSDRDSALARITALEKRIEELHLETQNAQAQITDAEPSYAGLGARVEKILRLAEEEAKDLREEARRASEQHRELAESAAQQVRNDAESYSAERKAKAEDEGLRIVEKAKSDASQLRSEAQKDAQSKREEADALFEETRAKAAQAAADFETNLAKRREQSERDLASRQAKAEKRLAEIEHRAEQLRLEAEKLRTDAERRARQTVETAQRQAEDIVADANAKADRIRSESERELAALTNRRDSINAQLTNVREMLATLTGAAVAAAGTPAEDEPISRGVPAQQSR; via the coding sequence ATGAGCGACACTTCCCCCTACGGCTTCGAGCTTGTGCGGCGTGGATACGACCGCGCTCAGGTGGACGAACGTATCTCCAAGCTCGTCTCCGACCGTGACAGCGCTCTCGCCCGCATCACCGCTCTGGAAAAGCGCATCGAAGAGCTCCACCTCGAGACGCAGAACGCCCAGGCCCAGATCACCGACGCCGAGCCGTCGTACGCGGGTCTCGGTGCGCGCGTGGAGAAGATCCTCCGCCTCGCCGAGGAAGAGGCCAAGGACCTGCGCGAGGAGGCCCGGCGCGCGTCCGAGCAGCACCGCGAGCTCGCCGAGTCGGCGGCCCAGCAGGTGCGCAACGACGCCGAGTCGTACTCGGCGGAGCGCAAGGCGAAGGCCGAGGACGAGGGTCTGCGGATCGTCGAGAAGGCCAAGAGTGACGCTTCCCAGCTGCGTTCCGAGGCGCAGAAAGACGCGCAGTCCAAGCGTGAGGAGGCGGACGCCCTCTTCGAGGAGACCCGCGCCAAGGCCGCGCAGGCCGCCGCCGACTTCGAGACGAACCTCGCCAAGCGCCGCGAGCAGTCCGAGCGCGACCTGGCCTCGCGTCAGGCCAAGGCGGAGAAGCGCCTCGCCGAGATCGAGCACCGCGCCGAGCAGCTGCGCCTGGAGGCCGAGAAGCTGCGCACGGACGCCGAGCGCCGCGCCCGTCAGACGGTGGAGACGGCCCAGCGCCAGGCCGAGGACATCGTGGCCGACGCCAACGCCAAGGCCGACCGCATCCGTTCGGAGTCCGAGCGGGAACTCGCGGCCCTCACCAACCGCCGCGACAGCATCAACGCCCAGCTGACGAACGTCCGCGAGATGCTCGCGACGCTCACGGGCGCCGCGGTGGCCGCCGCCGGTACGCCGGCCGAGGACGAGCCGATCTCCCGTGGGGTCCCGGCGCAGCAGTCCCGGTAA